The following proteins come from a genomic window of Oligoflexus sp.:
- a CDS encoding adenosylhomocysteinase translates to MSKVDYKVADISLADFGRREIKLAEREMPALMGLRRKHRAEQPLKGAKIIGCIHMTIQTAVLIETLIDLGAEVRWSSCNIFSTQDHAAAAIAARGVAVYAWKGQTVEEGDWCIEQTILKDGKPWDCNMILDDGGDLTGMIHEKYPQMLDKIHGITEETTTGVH, encoded by the coding sequence ATGTCCAAAGTTGATTATAAAGTAGCCGACATTTCCCTGGCCGATTTCGGCCGCCGCGAAATCAAACTTGCTGAGCGTGAAATGCCTGCTCTGATGGGCCTGCGCCGTAAACACCGCGCGGAGCAGCCCCTCAAAGGCGCCAAGATCATCGGCTGTATCCACATGACGATCCAGACCGCTGTTCTGATCGAAACCCTGATTGACCTGGGCGCGGAAGTGCGCTGGTCTTCGTGTAATATCTTCTCGACTCAGGACCACGCAGCTGCTGCCATCGCCGCTCGCGGTGTGGCTGTCTACGCCTGGAAGGGCCAGACTGTGGAAGAGGGCGACTGGTGTATCGAGCAAACCATCCTGAAGGATGGCAAGCCCTGGGATTGCAACATGATCCTCGATGACGGCGGCGACCTTACCGGCATGATCCATGAAAAATATCCTCAGATGCTCGACAAAATCCACGGCATCACCGAGGAAACCACCACGGGTGTGCACC